One genomic segment of Clostridium saccharoperbutylacetonicum N1-4(HMT) includes these proteins:
- a CDS encoding SDR family NAD(P)-dependent oxidoreductase has translation MKRKKENKLYLSCILDKCIKYSDRVFLVFEDEKLVPCRVNGKILNKRIESFAFELKHELRAHDLALIVLPQGLDYIYSILGCWYNNITAIPTPIVDIALKAEDILKLITYAEDSSSRTIITNTAMLETLKEVEEFKDFNFINADLIERDVERKITLQQMKKEDLALLMYTSGSTSKPKGVMLTHEDILNQASADQWRIDSNTRMVTWTPQFHAFGLYNNILVPMLHGALSVILPPATFIKRPSLFLKLIGKYKGTHIAMPNFAFDYCYNNVDLDDIPTNCLETLRAIISAGEPIRKESYDKFWEKFSKCGLSWNALCPLLGLSEFCPVCSIKVDEEPRFLSLDLAQLENGIVQINNDSENGKNITSCGSVEKSLKIRIVDTKTMKECEPDNIGEVWIKSNCKGSGYLNNEEATKEIFGAALEDNKSETFFRTGDNGFVYDNHLYIVGRSKEVIIINGKKYHQIDLEWTIKNSIPELILPVSAFSCDVNNAERVIVIQEIEKNTTTETCKEIVRNIITCISKKFSLEIYEVDLVEKDQIPKTGSGKVRKKESLKRYKENQYTIMYKFCKADRYDLKEIPANNKEHNIMKVLKQKVFGEVLELNSEVIEEAESISELNINSIQNIQIAKKISSIFDTEFEPYMMYQFSDFSQLEDYLCKSVNVKAEVNEDTGITESKINKENKQVIQSDINENDIAIIGISCNFPGEADTPEKFWDNIVKGRDCISEVEKERPCIIEDYYNHNQADEYYPKFGGFIKDVDKFDASFFGISRIEAESMDPQQRKVMEMTWNVIEDSGYNPQSLAGEQIGVYLGVHNNDYSELLLDDEDTMEQYGGYADSGVHMSLIANRISRMFDFHGPSEIVNTACSSSLVAIHNAIQGIKRNECKMAIAGGINLILSSRVYVACEKAGMLSKDGRCKTFDETADGFTRAEGYGAVLLKPYDEAIRDHDSIYGIIKESAINHDGRSTSLRAPNMNSQKELIKSAYKKTGMSLETIGYIETHGTGTSLGDPIEIRALQDAYSEMGIKNKEHYCGLGTVKTIIGHSESAAGVAGLIKVLMSMKHKELAGITNFKKLNSYIKLEDSPFYIVEENKNWDSLMDSNGKVMLRRAGISSFGFGGTNAHIIVEEAPDKVSIENTFAGESEEKVILLSARTRESLKMMAQQLLQYLNETDQNNINLDDLSYTLQVVRGTMKERVGFIVKSLSELISKLENYLLEDQKNSEDWIASKDGKSIILSKLKGERELEDFIQICKKRKSYKLLVGLWVSGIQVEWNMLFTSKEVHRLHLPTYPFQRKSFWISGRSPYEEVDITYKGAFDDKTDFVSEEEIVSEVTVSSIDITDDLREMEINHLKMLFSKISKLSIDEIESNKDMEEYGIDSILIKNLSCELEKELGQVSVTIFFQCRTIEALADYFIENYNEKLKKFFHTENNGIRKENERNTINTVDKIQPKHRNRGKRRLIPKDNSDNIAIIGVSGKYPQANNLDELWENLKQGKDCVEKIPSDRWDYHENFDEDKTKPGKINSKWGGFINDANTFDPLFFNITPQEAEMMDPQERQFLQCVYKTIEDSGYTRESLKKYKNIDSAGNVGVFVGVTFSDYHLYAINEQLHGNMVALSGSTASIANRISYYFDFNGPSLAVDTMCSSSLTALHLACNSIHQNECKMAIAGGVNLSLHPNKYIYLSQYNFLSTKGKCDSFGNSGNGYVPGEGVGSVLLKKLSDAEADGDHIYGVIKGTAVNHGGKTNGFYVPDPDAQANVIGRAIEQAKINPEEISYIEAHGTGTVLGDPIEIAGLTKAFRKHTQKCGFCSVGSIKSNIGHLEAAAGIASLTKVLLQIKNRELVPIVNSGTLNPNIDFSSTPFVVQSKLEHWGKNDNAEEKDTSTLLIAGISCFGAGGSNAHAIIQEYGGTTHNSTRQLPSDKTALFVLSSKSLDTLKRQCAMLIDVIKRNKMGQEQLFDIAYTLQVGREAMNERIAFTASSIEEVIEKLDKCIKDDSSIDGFYRRSGRSSNHLLNTLKSDKDFQTTILTWIERKKYATLLQLWVLGLDIDWEKLYLNGKPRRVSLNTYLFETEKYWLFHSTNEQLAAKSNTSESAIVDQKIQGEITDDSEQVICSKALLVPEWKEISECNFDRKDDFDKRLIVLVDVTDKKIEEMLQLKMPDTICYSLNNPQQPIEQRYEVYAWSLLKKIKELIKEKKGVLVQLVILKGRESMLFRGLTAMLKTAHLEYEELAYQVVEFDYEVDAEIISDRLNEVKHTYRNKQYILSPDKIMVKSFENAKKNSIQNSASDLPWKENGVYVLSGGAGELGLLFANEILEQVSSARIILLGRSILDDKRKEKIEKIKKLNGCVEYRAVDIADTFAMRQCVEDIVNTYGTINGFIHTAGVIRDRFILNKTEEELNTVFHPKVQGLVSLDEVTKDIRLDFIVLFSSGAAEMGSMGQADYSSANAFMDSYSEYRNVLVTKGERFGKTVSVNWPLWKNGGMRVDEVIEKALFEEQGMISMDSQTGISFLYEVLQSPFNQVMPIVGDIVKIQTLMEKDKEEENVLEEIIEPELKNVVKKLKEVLAESTKLKVSQIDEDEPFDTYGIDSVMLTLITHELTKYFKKLSPTVLFGYNTVIELAQYLLSTYKYECAIWIGGAPKKVKTHSYSEKVTKASDRKAFANKELVSQDIVEVIGQEKENITDNTMDNQEETLIAIVGVSGRFPKSENLEQYFQNLKEGKNCVTELDEERWSLEGFYLSDKEKALKKNKSYSKWGGFLDTFADFDPLFFNISPNDAKYMDPQERLFMEECWKALEDAGYMSERLSRNLRKETGVYGAITKTGFESWNNENEKYYRTSFSSMVNRFSYFMDFEGPSIAYDTMCSSTLTALHEACNNLRERKVKMALVGAVNLYLHPNNYAGLCHAGLISNSSESSVFAKDGIGFIPSEGVGAVILKRLSDAEKDNDNILAIIRGSAVNHSGRTSGYSVPDPVKQARTIEEAIKEAHVKKDSIRHVELAANGSALVDQIEMSAISKVFAQEEHREGNLYTMGNVKTLIGHGEAVSGMAQMIKCILMLQNKILIPTMLPEQLNPNIDFKKIPFRFVTKQSVWNDMELKGEYIPRRIVIDSFGSGGVYASLVLEEYKNNHIVEPVEKSQNSNYLFVFSAKTSSALAKFLLDWKVYFEEKDEIDLKKISYILQTRRKHMKKRFACVARSKEELIRNIEDFLNSEANGNNYSSETKDENILEDNPNVTSISGHDNCTILAKLWVSGEKINWNELYEDYNPKQLFQLPTYPFDKKHFWVKERNLLQVEEDFVSLDDICEKESEVNQTEDGQEEKYSLSEVKEHIKKILFDILFLNESDEFDECDAFMELGMNSIYMVKFITQLNTQLALQLDETVLFEYFNAKDLAEYIYEKMKRGEQ, from the coding sequence ATGAAAAGAAAAAAGGAAAATAAATTATATCTATCATGTATTCTTGATAAATGTATTAAGTATAGTGATAGAGTATTTTTGGTTTTTGAAGATGAAAAATTAGTTCCATGTAGAGTTAATGGAAAAATACTTAATAAAAGAATTGAAAGTTTTGCATTTGAATTGAAACATGAGTTAAGAGCACATGATTTGGCCCTTATCGTTTTACCACAAGGATTAGATTATATCTATTCAATATTGGGGTGTTGGTATAATAACATAACGGCAATTCCAACACCAATTGTTGATATTGCCTTGAAGGCGGAAGATATTTTAAAACTCATTACATATGCGGAAGATTCATCATCTCGAACTATCATTACGAATACAGCTATGTTAGAAACATTAAAAGAGGTAGAAGAGTTTAAAGATTTCAATTTTATTAATGCTGATTTAATAGAACGTGATGTTGAGAGAAAAATTACACTACAGCAAATGAAAAAAGAGGACTTGGCATTACTTATGTATACCTCTGGTTCAACTTCAAAACCAAAAGGAGTTATGCTTACGCATGAAGATATTTTAAATCAAGCATCTGCAGATCAATGGCGTATCGACAGTAATACACGAATGGTTACTTGGACACCACAGTTCCATGCATTTGGATTGTACAATAATATTCTTGTGCCTATGTTACATGGAGCATTAAGTGTTATTTTGCCACCAGCAACTTTTATTAAAAGACCAAGTCTTTTCTTAAAACTTATAGGAAAATATAAAGGTACACATATCGCAATGCCAAATTTTGCATTTGATTATTGTTATAACAATGTGGATCTAGATGATATTCCAACAAATTGTTTAGAAACACTTAGGGCAATTATTTCAGCAGGAGAACCAATTAGAAAAGAAAGCTACGATAAATTTTGGGAGAAATTTTCAAAATGCGGGCTTAGTTGGAATGCGTTATGTCCGTTATTAGGGTTATCTGAATTTTGCCCAGTTTGTAGTATAAAAGTGGATGAAGAGCCAAGATTTTTATCATTGGATCTTGCTCAATTGGAAAATGGAATTGTGCAAATAAATAATGATTCGGAAAACGGAAAAAACATTACAAGTTGTGGTTCTGTGGAGAAATCACTGAAAATAAGGATCGTCGACACAAAAACAATGAAAGAATGTGAACCAGATAATATAGGTGAAGTATGGATAAAATCTAATTGTAAAGGTAGCGGTTATTTAAATAATGAAGAAGCTACAAAGGAAATCTTTGGTGCCGCATTGGAAGACAACAAGAGTGAGACTTTTTTTAGAACTGGTGATAATGGTTTTGTATATGACAATCATTTGTATATAGTTGGGAGAAGTAAAGAAGTGATTATTATTAACGGAAAGAAGTATCATCAAATAGATTTGGAGTGGACGATAAAGAATAGTATTCCTGAATTAATTTTGCCTGTCAGTGCTTTTTCATGTGATGTAAATAATGCGGAGAGAGTAATTGTAATTCAAGAGATTGAGAAGAATACGACTACGGAGACATGTAAAGAAATTGTGCGCAATATTATAACCTGTATTTCTAAAAAATTCAGCTTAGAAATATATGAAGTGGATTTAGTAGAAAAAGATCAGATACCTAAAACAGGAAGTGGTAAAGTGCGTAAGAAGGAAAGCTTAAAACGCTACAAAGAGAATCAATATACTATTATGTATAAGTTTTGTAAAGCGGATAGATATGATTTGAAAGAAATACCTGCAAATAATAAAGAACATAATATTATGAAGGTATTGAAACAAAAAGTATTTGGAGAGGTTCTGGAATTAAATAGTGAGGTTATAGAAGAGGCAGAATCGATATCGGAGTTAAATATTAATTCAATTCAAAATATACAGATTGCCAAGAAAATATCGAGCATATTTGATACAGAATTTGAACCATATATGATGTATCAGTTTTCTGATTTTAGTCAGTTAGAGGATTATCTTTGCAAAAGCGTTAATGTTAAAGCGGAGGTAAATGAGGATACAGGTATTACAGAATCTAAAATAAATAAAGAAAACAAACAGGTGATACAAAGCGATATCAATGAAAATGATATCGCAATTATAGGTATCAGTTGTAATTTCCCGGGAGAAGCAGATACCCCAGAAAAGTTTTGGGACAATATTGTTAAGGGAAGAGATTGTATATCGGAAGTAGAAAAAGAGCGTCCTTGTATTATAGAAGATTATTACAATCATAATCAAGCAGATGAGTATTATCCGAAATTCGGCGGTTTTATTAAAGATGTTGATAAATTTGATGCATCCTTCTTCGGAATTTCTCGTATTGAGGCGGAAAGTATGGATCCGCAGCAAAGAAAAGTGATGGAGATGACTTGGAATGTAATCGAGGATAGTGGATATAATCCACAGTCACTAGCAGGTGAACAAATAGGTGTTTATTTAGGAGTTCATAATAATGATTATTCGGAATTATTGCTTGATGATGAGGATACTATGGAGCAGTATGGTGGTTATGCCGATTCTGGAGTTCATATGAGTCTAATTGCTAATCGTATTTCAAGAATGTTCGATTTTCATGGACCTAGTGAAATTGTAAATACTGCATGTTCTAGTTCGTTAGTAGCAATACATAATGCGATACAAGGAATTAAAAGAAATGAATGTAAGATGGCAATTGCGGGTGGAATAAACCTAATACTTTCATCTCGTGTCTATGTTGCATGTGAGAAAGCTGGTATGTTATCAAAGGATGGTCGATGTAAAACTTTTGATGAAACAGCCGATGGTTTTACACGAGCAGAAGGATATGGAGCTGTATTGCTTAAACCATATGATGAGGCAATTAGAGATCATGATAGTATCTATGGAATTATAAAAGAAAGTGCAATTAATCATGATGGTCGTTCCACGTCCTTACGTGCACCAAATATGAATTCTCAAAAAGAATTAATTAAATCTGCGTACAAAAAAACAGGAATGTCCCTAGAGACAATCGGTTATATTGAAACACATGGAACAGGTACATCACTAGGAGACCCAATAGAAATTAGAGCATTACAAGATGCATACAGCGAGATGGGGATTAAGAACAAGGAACATTATTGTGGGCTTGGTACTGTGAAAACAATCATTGGACATTCGGAGTCTGCCGCGGGTGTTGCAGGATTAATAAAAGTTCTAATGTCGATGAAACATAAGGAATTAGCAGGTATTACAAATTTTAAAAAGTTAAATTCCTATATAAAGTTAGAGGATAGTCCGTTTTATATCGTTGAAGAAAATAAGAACTGGGATAGTTTGATGGATTCAAATGGAAAGGTAATGCTTCGAAGAGCTGGAATTAGTTCATTTGGATTTGGAGGAACAAATGCACATATTATTGTAGAGGAGGCGCCGGATAAGGTTTCGATAGAAAATACTTTTGCGGGTGAATCGGAAGAAAAGGTAATTCTTCTCTCTGCAAGGACAAGAGAAAGCCTTAAAATGATGGCGCAGCAGCTTCTGCAGTATTTGAATGAAACAGATCAGAATAATATTAATTTGGACGATTTATCTTACACCTTACAAGTTGTCAGAGGAACGATGAAAGAAAGAGTAGGGTTTATAGTAAAGAGTTTATCGGAACTTATAAGTAAGTTAGAGAACTACCTTTTAGAAGATCAAAAGAATTCAGAAGACTGGATTGCAAGTAAAGATGGCAAAAGTATAATTCTAAGTAAATTAAAGGGAGAAAGAGAACTGGAAGATTTCATTCAGATATGTAAGAAAAGAAAAAGTTATAAGTTGCTTGTTGGACTCTGGGTAAGTGGAATACAGGTTGAATGGAATATGTTATTTACAAGCAAAGAAGTACATCGATTACATCTGCCAACGTATCCATTTCAAAGAAAATCATTTTGGATTTCGGGAAGGAGTCCATATGAAGAGGTTGACATAACTTACAAGGGTGCTTTTGATGATAAAACAGATTTTGTGTCAGAAGAAGAAATTGTATCTGAAGTGACTGTTTCTTCCATAGATATCACAGATGATTTGAGGGAAATGGAAATAAATCATTTAAAAATGCTTTTTTCCAAAATAAGTAAATTAAGTATAGATGAAATTGAGTCAAATAAGGACATGGAGGAGTACGGAATTGATTCTATTCTAATAAAGAATTTGAGTTGTGAATTAGAAAAGGAACTTGGTCAAGTTTCAGTGACTATCTTCTTTCAATGTCGGACAATTGAAGCATTAGCTGATTATTTCATTGAGAATTATAACGAAAAGTTAAAGAAATTCTTTCATACTGAAAACAATGGTATTAGGAAAGAAAACGAGAGAAACACTATTAATACAGTAGATAAGATTCAGCCTAAACACAGAAATCGTGGTAAAAGAAGACTGATTCCAAAAGATAACAGTGATAATATTGCTATTATCGGTGTATCAGGTAAATATCCCCAGGCTAATAATTTAGATGAATTATGGGAGAATTTGAAACAAGGGAAAGATTGTGTTGAAAAAATTCCAAGCGATCGCTGGGACTACCATGAGAATTTTGATGAGGATAAAACAAAACCAGGAAAGATTAATAGTAAGTGGGGTGGCTTTATAAATGATGCCAATACTTTTGACCCCTTATTCTTTAATATTACTCCACAAGAAGCAGAGATGATGGATCCACAGGAAAGACAATTTTTACAATGTGTCTATAAAACTATAGAAGATTCTGGTTATACACGTGAGTCATTAAAAAAATATAAGAATATTGATTCAGCCGGAAATGTAGGTGTATTTGTAGGAGTTACGTTTTCAGATTACCATCTATACGCAATCAATGAACAGTTGCATGGTAACATGGTTGCTTTATCCGGAAGCACGGCATCTATTGCAAATAGAATCTCTTATTATTTCGATTTTAATGGCCCAAGTTTAGCAGTTGATACAATGTGTTCTTCCTCTTTAACAGCACTTCATCTTGCATGTAATAGCATACATCAGAATGAATGTAAGATGGCAATTGCAGGTGGTGTTAATCTATCTTTACATCCTAATAAATATATCTATTTGAGCCAATATAACTTTCTCTCTACCAAGGGAAAATGCGATAGCTTTGGGAATAGTGGTAATGGATATGTTCCTGGCGAAGGTGTGGGTTCTGTCTTACTGAAAAAATTATCAGATGCCGAAGCAGATGGAGATCATATCTATGGAGTCATTAAGGGAACAGCAGTCAATCATGGTGGTAAAACCAATGGTTTCTATGTTCCGGATCCAGATGCACAGGCTAATGTTATAGGGAGAGCAATCGAACAGGCTAAAATTAATCCAGAGGAAATTAGCTATATAGAAGCACACGGAACGGGCACTGTATTGGGAGATCCAATTGAAATTGCCGGTTTGACGAAAGCATTTAGAAAACATACCCAAAAGTGTGGATTTTGTTCTGTTGGTTCTATTAAGAGCAATATTGGACATTTGGAAGCAGCAGCTGGAATTGCATCGCTTACAAAAGTATTACTGCAGATTAAAAACCGAGAGCTTGTCCCAATCGTAAATTCAGGAACATTGAATCCTAATATTGACTTTAGCAGTACACCATTTGTAGTACAGTCTAAGCTAGAGCATTGGGGAAAAAATGATAATGCAGAGGAGAAAGATACTAGTACATTGTTGATCGCCGGGATTTCTTGTTTTGGTGCAGGAGGTTCTAATGCACACGCTATTATACAAGAATATGGCGGAACAACGCATAATAGTACCAGACAACTTCCAAGTGATAAGACTGCTCTATTTGTACTATCATCTAAAAGTTTGGATACATTAAAGCGGCAATGTGCTATGTTGATTGATGTAATAAAAAGAAACAAAATGGGTCAGGAGCAATTATTTGATATTGCTTATACTCTGCAAGTAGGTAGAGAAGCTATGAATGAACGAATAGCATTTACTGCATCGTCAATAGAAGAAGTAATTGAAAAACTGGATAAGTGCATAAAAGATGACAGTAGTATTGATGGATTTTATCGAAGATCAGGAAGATCATCCAACCATTTGTTAAATACATTGAAAAGTGATAAGGATTTCCAGACAACTATTCTTACATGGATAGAGAGAAAAAAATATGCAACTTTATTGCAACTTTGGGTACTTGGATTAGATATTGACTGGGAGAAGTTATATTTGAATGGAAAGCCAAGGAGAGTAAGTTTAAACACTTATCTATTTGAAACAGAAAAGTATTGGCTTTTTCATTCAACGAATGAGCAATTAGCAGCAAAGAGTAATACTAGCGAGAGTGCAATTGTTGATCAGAAGATACAGGGAGAGATAACCGATGATTCAGAACAAGTTATTTGTTCGAAAGCATTATTGGTTCCAGAATGGAAAGAAATATCAGAGTGCAATTTTGATAGAAAGGACGACTTTGATAAACGGTTAATTGTACTTGTGGATGTAACAGATAAAAAAATAGAAGAGATGCTTCAATTAAAGATGCCAGATACGATCTGTTATAGTTTAAATAATCCACAGCAACCAATAGAACAACGCTATGAAGTATATGCATGGTCATTATTGAAGAAGATTAAAGAGCTGATAAAGGAAAAGAAGGGTGTTTTGGTTCAATTAGTTATTCTTAAGGGACGTGAGAGTATGTTGTTTAGAGGATTAACAGCTATGCTTAAGACGGCTCATTTGGAATATGAGGAGCTAGCATATCAGGTTGTTGAATTTGATTATGAAGTGGATGCAGAAATAATCAGTGACAGATTAAATGAGGTTAAGCATACTTATAGAAATAAACAGTACATTTTATCACCTGACAAAATTATGGTGAAGAGTTTTGAAAATGCCAAAAAAAATTCTATACAAAATTCTGCATCAGATCTTCCATGGAAGGAAAATGGTGTTTACGTATTATCTGGTGGAGCAGGAGAGTTGGGTTTACTATTTGCCAATGAAATATTAGAACAAGTTAGCAGTGCACGTATTATATTATTGGGAAGGAGTATACTTGATGACAAAAGAAAAGAGAAGATCGAAAAAATAAAGAAATTGAATGGTTGTGTGGAATATAGAGCAGTTGATATTGCTGATACATTTGCGATGAGACAATGTGTTGAGGATATTGTCAACACATACGGAACAATAAATGGTTTCATTCATACAGCAGGTGTAATAAGAGATCGTTTTATTTTAAATAAGACAGAAGAAGAGTTGAATACAGTTTTTCATCCAAAAGTACAAGGGCTTGTTAGTCTTGATGAAGTAACTAAGGACATTCGGTTAGATTTTATTGTACTGTTTTCATCGGGTGCAGCAGAGATGGGAAGCATGGGACAAGCGGATTATTCTTCAGCAAATGCCTTTATGGACTCATATTCTGAGTACAGAAACGTATTGGTGACAAAAGGAGAACGTTTTGGCAAGACTGTTTCCGTTAATTGGCCCCTATGGAAAAATGGTGGTATGAGAGTGGATGAAGTAATAGAAAAGGCCTTGTTTGAAGAACAAGGAATGATTTCTATGGATTCACAAACAGGAATCTCTTTTCTATATGAAGTGTTACAAAGTCCTTTTAATCAGGTAATGCCGATTGTCGGAGATATAGTGAAAATTCAGACACTTATGGAGAAGGATAAAGAAGAAGAGAATGTTTTAGAAGAGATTATTGAGCCTGAATTGAAGAATGTTGTCAAAAAGCTTAAAGAAGTTCTGGCAGAAAGTACAAAATTAAAAGTAAGTCAGATTGATGAAGATGAGCCATTTGACACATACGGTATTGACTCCGTGATGCTTACATTAATAACTCACGAACTAACAAAATATTTTAAAAAGTTATCACCCACAGTGTTATTTGGTTACAATACGGTCATTGAATTAGCACAATACTTATTGTCAACATATAAATACGAATGTGCTATATGGATAGGTGGTGCACCTAAGAAGGTTAAGACACATTCTTATTCTGAGAAGGTAACGAAAGCGAGTGATAGGAAGGCTTTTGCAAATAAAGAACTTGTTTCGCAAGATATAGTTGAAGTAATAGGTCAGGAAAAAGAAAATATCACAGATAATACTATGGATAATCAAGAGGAAACCCTTATCGCTATTGTTGGGGTAAGTGGTCGATTCCCTAAATCAGAAAATCTGGAACAGTACTTTCAAAATTTAAAGGAAGGCAAAAATTGTGTAACAGAATTAGACGAGGAACGCTGGAGTTTAGAAGGCTTTTATCTCTCTGATAAGGAAAAGGCTCTAAAGAAAAACAAAAGTTACAGTAAATGGGGTGGGTTCCTAGATACTTTTGCTGATTTTGATCCGTTATTCTTCAACATTTCACCAAATGATGCAAAATATATGGACCCGCAAGAACGACTATTTATGGAAGAATGCTGGAAGGCATTAGAGGATGCGGGTTATATGTCGGAACGATTGAGTAGGAATCTGCGAAAAGAAACTGGAGTTTATGGTGCCATAACAAAAACAGGTTTTGAATCATGGAATAATGAAAATGAAAAATATTATAGGACATCATTTTCATCAATGGTTAACCGATTCTCTTATTTTATGGATTTTGAGGGACCAAGTATTGCTTATGATACGATGTGTTCCTCCACATTAACTGCATTGCATGAGGCATGTAATAACTTAAGAGAAAGAAAAGTTAAAATGGCACTCGTAGGAGCTGTTAATCTGTATCTTCATCCAAACAATTATGCAGGTCTTTGCCATGCAGGTCTTATATCGAATTCTAGTGAGAGCAGTGTTTTTGCAAAAGACGGAATTGGATTTATTCCATCCGAAGGAGTAGGAGCAGTAATTTTAAAACGGTTGTCTGATGCAGAAAAGGATAATGATAATATTTTGGCTATCATTCGTGGTAGTGCAGTTAACCATAGTGGAAGGACAAGTGGTTATAGTGTTCCTGATCCAGTGAAGCAAGCACGTACTATTGAAGAAGCGATCAAGGAAGCCCATGTGAAAAAAGACTCTATTCGCCATGTGGAATTGGCAGCCAATGGTTCAGCGTTAGTGGATCAGATTGAAATGTCAGCAATATCGAAAGTATTTGCACAAGAAGAACATAGAGAAGGCAATCTTTATACCATGGGAAATGTCAAAACGTTAATTGGACATGGTGAGGCAGTATCCGGGATGGCTCAGATGATAAAATGCATCTTGATGCTTCAAAATAAGATACTAATTCCAACAATGCTTCCAGAACAGTTAAATCCGAATATAGATTTTAAAAAGATACCATTTCGATTTGTAACGAAACAGAGTGTATGGAATGATATGGAGCTTAAAGGAGAATATATTCCAAGAAGAATTGTGATTGATAGTTTTGGTTCTGGAGGTGTTTATGCAAGCTTGGTGCTTGAGGAATATAAAAATAACCATATAGTAGAGCCAGTAGAGAAGTCACAGAATTCTAATTATTTATTTGTGTTTTCTGCCAAAACATCCAGTGCTTTAGCAAAATTTCTTTTAGATTGGAAAGTCTACTTTGAGGAGAAGGATGAGATTGACTTAAAGAAAATTTCGTATATTTTGCAAACAAGAAGAAAGCACATGAAGAAAAGATTTGCTTGTGTTGCCAGAAGCAAGGAGGAGTTAATAAGAAATATAGAGGATTTCCTTAACAGCGAGGCAAATGGAAATAATTATTCATCTGAAACGAAAGATGAAAATATATTGGAAGATAATCCTAATGTGACTAGCATATCTGGGCATGATAATTGCACAATACTAGCGAAATTATGGGTATCAGGCGAAAAAATAAATTGGAATGAACTGTATGAAGATTATAATCCGAAACAATTATTCCAGCTTCCAACCTACCCATTTGATAAAAAACATTTTTGGGTAAAAGAGCGGAATTTATTACAAGTGGAAGAAGACTTTGTCTCATTAGATGACATATGTGAAAAGGAATCAGAAGTGAACCAGACAGAAGACGGTCAAGAGGAAAAATACAGTCTGAGTGAGGTTAAGGAACATATAAAGAAGATTCTATTTGATATTTTGTTCCTCAATGAAAGTGATGAGTTTGACGAATGCGATGCATTTATGGAATTGGGAATGAATTCTATTTATATGGTTAAATTTATTACACAGCTGAACACACAGCTGGCATTGCAGTTAGATGAGACAGTTTTATTCGAATATTTCAATGCAAAGGATCTGGCAGAGTACATTTACGAAAAAATGAAGAGGGGAGAACAGTAA